In Pseudomonas sp. p1(2021b), the genomic window GCTCATCGGCTTCGACCAGCTGGTGGTCATACACCTGGGTGGCATAGCTGGCCTGCTGCGGCGGTTGCTGGGCCAATGCCGGGCCGCTCTGGTCGTGCAGGTCGACCTCGACCACCGTGGACAGGCCGATACGCAGCGGGTGTTGCTTGAGCTGCTCGGGGTTGATGTGGATCCGCACCGGTACCCGCTGGACGATCTTGATCCAGTTGCCGGTGGCATTCTGTGCCGGCAACAGCGCGAAGGCGCTGCCGGTACCGGCACCAAGGCTATCGACCGTGCCACTGTACTTCACGTCGCTGCCGTACAGGTCGGCGGAAATCTCCACCGGCTGGCCGATGCGCATATCGCGCAGTTGGGTTTCCTTGAAGTTGGCGTCGATCCAGACCTGGTCCAGGGGAATCACCGCCATGGTCGCCACACCCGGTTGCAGGCGCTGGCCCAATTGCACGGTACGTTTGGCCACGTAGCCGGTAACCGGCGCCACCAGCGTGGTTCGAGCATGGTCGAGGTAGGCCTGGCGCAGGTCGGCGGCGGCGGCCATGACTTCAGGGTGCGACGACACCACGGTGTCGTCGACCAGCGCAGTGCTGGTATTGAGCTGCTGGCGGGCGCTGTTCAAGGCGCTCTGGGCAACGCTCAGGTCATCGCGGGCATGGGATATTTCCTCGGCTGCGATCGCCCCGCTGTCGGCCAGCACCTTGCGCCGCCGGTAGTTGTCCTGGGCCTTCTG contains:
- a CDS encoding efflux RND transporter periplasmic adaptor subunit, whose amino-acid sequence is MATSADTPTPAPAPDNTRKRKAWLLGLLLVLILAGAATWAWYALVGRWHESTDDAYVNGNVVEITPLVTGTVTSIGADDGDLVHEGQMLLRFDPADSEVALQAAEARLARTVRQVRGLYSNVDALKAQLQTRQAELQKAQDNYRRRKVLADSGAIAAEEISHARDDLSVAQSALNSARQQLNTSTALVDDTVVSSHPEVMAAAADLRQAYLDHARTTLVAPVTGYVAKRTVQLGQRLQPGVATMAVIPLDQVWIDANFKETQLRDMRIGQPVEISADLYGSDVKYSGTVDSLGAGTGSAFALLPAQNATGNWIKIVQRVPVRIHINPEQLKQHPLRIGLSTVVEVDLHDQSGPALAQQPPQQASYATQVYDHQLVEADELIARLIHENSASGKTAQR